A portion of the Parambassis ranga chromosome 22, fParRan2.1, whole genome shotgun sequence genome contains these proteins:
- the ghsra gene encoding growth hormone secretagogue receptor a: MPSWPNHSECFSHNCSWEETHNTTHNAGSYLPPLNYYSIPLLTIITIACALLFLVGVSGNVMTILVVSKYRDMRTTTNLYLCSMAVSDLLIFLCMPLDLYRMWRYRPWRLGDVLCKLFQFVSESCTYSTILSITALSVERYMAICFPLRAKALVTKRRIRALILFLWTVSLLSAGPVFVMVGVERDNIGPNFSLWMNESGLNFEIGDTRECKMTQYAVESGLMGAMVWLSSVFFFMPVFCLTVLYSLIGRRLWQRHRETNMTSRVVHRDKSNRQTIKMLVVVVLAFVLCWLPFHVGRYLQFRSLDAPSPLLSVLSEYCSLVSVVLFYLSAAINPILYNTMSWKYRSAAARLFGLTDGQPPRGRTASTVKADALNGWNESTVSF; this comes from the exons ATGCCATCTTGGCCCAATCATTCGGAGTGCTTCTCCCATAACTGCAGCTGGGAGGAGACCCACAACACCACACATAACGCAGGATCCTATCTGCCTCCTCTCAATTACTATTCAATCCCTCTCCTCACGATCATCACAATTGCCTGTGCATTGCTCTTTCTGGTCGGGGTGTCCGGGAACGTCATGACCATTTTGGTGGTGAGTAAGTACCGAGACATGCGCACCACCACCAACTTGTACCTGTGCAGCATGGCCGTATCTGACCTCCTCATCTTTCTCTGTATGCCACTGGACCTCTACCGAATGTGGAGGTACAGGCCCTGGCGCCTTGGGGACGTCCTTTGTAAGCTTTTTCAGTTTGTATCAGAGTCATGCACGTACTCCACCATCCTGAGCATCACTGCGCTGTCAGTGGAGCGCTACATGGCAATCTGTTTCCCGCTGCGCGCCAAGGCTCTAGTGACCAAAAGGCGCATTCGCGCCTTGATTCTTTTCCTCTGGACAGTGTCCCTTTTGAGCGCAGGCCCCGTGTTTGTCATGGTGGGCGTGGAGCGGGACAATATTGGACCTAATTTCAGTCTGTGGATGAATGAGTCTGGCCTGAACTTCGAGATTGGGGACACCAGGGAGTGCAAGATGACGCAGTACGCCGTAGAGTCTGGCCTGATGGGAGCAATGGTGTGGCTgagttctgtgtttttctttatgcCAGTGTTCTGTCTGACAGTTCTCTACAGCCTCATAGGCCGTCGGCTGTGGCAGAGGCACAGGGAAACAAACATGACCTCCCGTGTCGTTCACAGAGACAAAAGCAACAGACAGACCATCAAGATGCTAG ttgtGGTTGTCCTGGCCTTTGTCCTGTGCTGGCTGCCATTCCACGTGGGACGCTACCTGCAGTTTCGCTCTCTGGATGCTCCGTCTCCACTGCTGTCAGTGTTATCCGAGTACTGTAGCCTGGTGTCTGTGGTTCTCTTCTACCTGAGTGCTGCCATCAACCCTATCCTCTACAACACCATGTCCTGGAAGTATCGGAGTGCAGCGGCGCGTCTCTTCGGCCTGACCGACGGCCAGCCTCCACGGGGACGCACAGCCAGCACCGTGAAGGCAGACGCCTTGAACGGCTGGAATGAGTCCACAGTCAGCTTTTAA